In a genomic window of Allomeiothermus silvanus DSM 9946:
- the cdd gene encoding cytidine deaminase: MEEITPRLQRLMSKAYAPYSHYPVAAIVKGESGRLFEGVNVENASYALARCAEQGAVSRMVAEGDRKILEVWVMTQDGGTPCGGCRQILAEFAKPETLVHCLSADGQEFTHTLGELLPHAFRLEP; the protein is encoded by the coding sequence ATGGAAGAGATCACCCCGCGCCTGCAGCGCCTGATGTCCAAAGCCTATGCTCCCTACTCGCATTACCCCGTCGCTGCGATTGTGAAGGGGGAAAGTGGCCGGCTTTTCGAAGGGGTTAACGTCGAGAATGCCTCCTACGCGCTGGCCCGCTGCGCCGAGCAGGGAGCGGTGAGCCGCATGGTAGCCGAGGGAGACCGGAAAATCCTCGAGGTCTGGGTGATGACCCAAGACGGCGGAACCCCTTGTGGCGGCTGCCGTCAAATCCTAGCCGAGTTTGCCAAACCCGAAACCCTAGTACACTGCCTGAGCGCGGATGGGCAAGAGTTCACCCACACCCTGGGCGAACTCCTCCCCCACGCCTTTCGCCTCGAGCCGTAA
- the lysS gene encoding lysine--tRNA ligase produces MLEHSEQTRQRLANLKALVEAGFEPFPYRYDKTHSAAQILAAHPEPQPGQEFPGEKVRMAGRLMTFRHMGKASFAHLQDESGRIQIYLARDLTERYDLLKKLDIGDIVGVEGTVFVTKTGEVTIKVERWLPLVKSLHPLPDKWHGIKDLETRYRQRYLDLIQNPEVREVFRIRSRVTRYIRDYLTDRGFLEVEGPTLQVVAGGTEARPFKTYHNALNHEFYLRIALELHLKRLLVGGFEKVFEIGRNYRNEGISHKHNPEFTMLEAYWAYADYTDMMALVEDMLSGMVASIHGTTKIRYGEHEIDFATPFRRIDFVGTLKEKAGLDFDPTDLERLRQFADSKHPEMRSVPSYKLLDKLFGEYVEPTLIQPTFVMDVPLAISPLVKRHRDPAKANLTERADLYVAGFEISPIYSELNDALDQRKRFEEQSARRQAGDEEEPEQDEDFLLALEYGMPPAAGMGLGIDRLTMLLTDQHSIRDVILFPLLKPRKSGEEEDNGEEVEA; encoded by the coding sequence ATGCTCGAGCACAGTGAACAGACCCGGCAGCGATTAGCAAACCTTAAGGCTTTGGTGGAAGCCGGCTTTGAGCCCTTCCCCTACCGCTACGACAAAACCCATAGCGCCGCGCAGATCCTAGCCGCGCACCCCGAACCCCAACCGGGTCAGGAGTTCCCGGGCGAAAAGGTACGGATGGCGGGCCGCTTGATGACCTTCCGGCATATGGGCAAGGCCAGCTTTGCCCACCTCCAAGACGAGTCCGGGCGTATCCAAATCTATCTGGCCCGCGACCTCACCGAGCGCTATGATTTGTTGAAAAAGCTCGACATCGGAGACATCGTGGGGGTGGAGGGAACGGTGTTTGTTACCAAGACCGGCGAGGTCACCATCAAGGTGGAGCGCTGGTTGCCGCTGGTCAAGTCGCTGCATCCGCTACCCGACAAGTGGCACGGCATCAAAGACTTGGAGACCCGCTACCGCCAACGCTACTTGGACCTGATCCAAAACCCTGAGGTGCGCGAGGTATTTCGCATCCGCTCGCGGGTCACCCGCTACATCCGCGATTACCTCACGGACCGCGGTTTCTTGGAGGTGGAAGGGCCCACCTTGCAGGTAGTGGCAGGAGGCACCGAGGCCAGACCGTTCAAGACCTACCACAACGCCCTGAACCACGAGTTTTACCTCCGGATTGCCCTCGAGCTACACCTCAAGCGGCTTTTGGTGGGCGGCTTCGAAAAGGTTTTCGAGATCGGACGCAACTACCGCAACGAGGGCATCTCGCACAAGCACAACCCCGAGTTCACCATGCTCGAGGCCTACTGGGCCTACGCCGACTACACCGACATGATGGCCCTAGTCGAGGACATGCTTTCGGGGATGGTAGCGAGCATTCATGGAACCACCAAGATCCGCTACGGCGAGCACGAAATCGACTTCGCCACGCCCTTTCGCCGCATTGACTTTGTGGGCACGCTCAAGGAGAAAGCCGGGTTGGACTTTGACCCTACCGACTTAGAGCGGCTGCGCCAGTTCGCCGACAGCAAGCACCCCGAGATGCGGAGCGTACCCAGTTATAAACTCTTGGATAAGCTCTTTGGCGAATACGTGGAGCCTACCTTGATCCAGCCCACCTTCGTGATGGATGTTCCGTTGGCGATCAGCCCCTTGGTCAAGCGCCACCGTGACCCGGCCAAGGCCAACCTCACCGAGCGGGCTGATTTGTACGTGGCGGGCTTCGAAATCTCCCCCATCTACTCTGAACTCAACGACGCCCTCGATCAGCGCAAGCGCTTTGAGGAACAAAGTGCCCGCCGGCAGGCTGGAGATGAAGAGGAGCCAGAGCAAGACGAGGACTTTCTGCTGGCCCTGGAGTACGGGATGCCCCCCGCCGCTGGGATGGGCTTGGGGATTGACCGGTTGACTATGCTCCTCACCGACCAGCACAGCATTCGCGATGTGATCCTGTTCCCCCTCCTCAAACCGCGCAAGTCAGGTGAGGAAGAGGACAACGGGGAAGAGGTCGAGGCATAG
- the greA gene encoding transcription elongation factor GreA: protein MSQNKPVYLTAEGLKRLQDELTTLKTVKRQEIAAAFEQAIEEGDLRENAGYDEARRAQWDNDRRISELESILARAVVVEAGNGTPLEVGLGVSVELETDTGARMSLTIVGSHEADVFNGKISNESPMGQRLMGKKVGDRVEYPSPKGVQSYTIVELSYK, encoded by the coding sequence ATGTCGCAGAATAAACCGGTCTACCTGACCGCTGAAGGCTTGAAGCGTTTGCAGGATGAGCTAACTACCCTCAAGACGGTCAAGCGCCAGGAGATCGCTGCTGCTTTTGAACAAGCCATAGAAGAGGGCGACCTGCGCGAAAACGCCGGTTACGATGAGGCCCGGCGGGCGCAGTGGGACAACGACCGGCGCATCAGCGAACTCGAGAGCATCCTGGCTCGGGCAGTAGTGGTGGAAGCGGGCAACGGCACCCCGCTAGAGGTGGGCTTAGGGGTGAGCGTAGAACTCGAGACCGACACCGGGGCCCGCATGAGCCTGACCATAGTAGGAAGCCACGAAGCCGATGTCTTCAACGGCAAAATCTCTAACGAATCGCCTATGGGCCAGCGCCTAATGGGCAAAAAGGTGGGGGATCGGGTGGAGTACCCTAGCCCCAAGGGCGTGCAAAGCTACACCATCGTGGAGTTATCTTATAAGTAG
- a CDS encoding TolC family protein: MSTATRSALLVALGLQLGLAQGFYDPLQNHPSLVQARLGLEAAQAQLRAQESPVILQAQAANTWLNFPGPIPDTQVVNASVGVAFTPFPFGDTADAITQARLGVEQAALGLRQAKTALEAQALEAAYRVRLAQVGLEVAQSGARLAQASLEAVRLRAQREAASPAEVRQAEAQLRQAQLQVEDAGRTLELARRNLSDLLGTANLEIPPTPPLPLPATPPSVRQAELQVAQAQLAYARAERSIWPVAQASYTYNTSPRDSFSLSLNSRTLQPQLGYSYQNPSLSSTGQPRPESQFQLGVSLNLSPAVFDALEAGRKQVQAAQAALEAAKRTAALQEASLRSAWQGAEAQVGLAQAALQDAERALSEARERERLGLTSPLATLQAELGLAQARLALEQANLNRLSRILDLYRFYAEPLSEVK; this comes from the coding sequence GTGAGTACGGCGACACGCAGCGCTTTGCTGGTGGCTCTGGGCCTCCAGCTAGGGTTGGCCCAAGGGTTTTATGATCCCCTACAAAACCACCCCTCGCTCGTCCAAGCCCGCCTAGGGCTCGAGGCTGCCCAGGCCCAGCTGCGCGCCCAGGAAAGCCCGGTTATCCTTCAAGCGCAAGCCGCAAACACTTGGCTCAACTTCCCAGGCCCCATCCCCGATACCCAGGTGGTGAACGCCTCGGTGGGGGTGGCCTTCACCCCCTTCCCCTTCGGCGACACCGCCGACGCCATCACCCAGGCCCGCCTGGGGGTCGAGCAGGCCGCTTTGGGGCTGCGCCAGGCAAAGACCGCCCTCGAGGCCCAGGCCCTGGAGGCCGCTTACCGGGTGCGGTTGGCTCAGGTGGGGCTGGAGGTCGCCCAGAGCGGGGCCCGGTTGGCTCAAGCCAGCCTGGAGGCGGTGCGGCTGCGCGCCCAGCGTGAAGCCGCCAGTCCCGCCGAAGTGCGCCAGGCCGAAGCCCAACTCCGCCAGGCCCAGCTGCAAGTAGAAGACGCGGGGCGCACCCTCGAGCTAGCCCGGCGCAACCTCAGCGACCTGCTGGGAACGGCGAACCTAGAAATCCCGCCCACTCCCCCGCTTCCTCTACCTGCTACCCCCCCGAGCGTGCGCCAAGCCGAGCTGCAAGTAGCGCAAGCCCAGCTTGCCTACGCCCGCGCCGAGCGGAGCATCTGGCCGGTAGCCCAGGCCAGCTATACCTATAACACCTCGCCCCGCGACAGCTTCAGCTTGAGCCTCAACAGCCGCACCCTACAGCCCCAGCTCGGCTACAGCTACCAGAACCCTTCGCTAAGCTCAACCGGACAGCCCAGACCGGAAAGCCAGTTTCAGCTAGGGGTTTCGCTAAACCTAAGCCCCGCGGTCTTCGATGCGCTCGAGGCCGGACGCAAACAAGTCCAGGCTGCCCAGGCCGCGCTCGAGGCGGCCAAGCGCACCGCCGCGTTGCAAGAAGCTTCGCTACGCTCAGCCTGGCAAGGAGCGGAGGCCCAGGTAGGACTGGCGCAAGCCGCCCTTCAAGATGCCGAGCGCGCGCTGTCTGAAGCCCGCGAACGCGAACGGCTGGGGCTTACCAGCCCGCTGGCCACGCTCCAGGCCGAACTGGGGCTGGCCCAAGCCCGGCTCGCGCTCGAGCAGGCCAACCTAAACCGGCTCTCCCGCATCCTAGATTTGTACCGTTTTTACGCCGAGCCCCTTAGTGAGGTGAAGTGA
- a CDS encoding GreA/GreB family elongation factor, with amino-acid sequence MAREIRLTRDGYERLKRELEQERARLQDATRILQELMESSDDYDDSGLEDAKREKARIEARIDSLEDTLSRAVVIEGAQEKGVVTLGAIVTLKAREGKGEQMEVQVVAPAEASVLENPMKISDESPMGKALLGRKLGETVHLETPKGHREFEVISVRN; translated from the coding sequence ATGGCACGTGAAATCAGGCTGACCCGCGACGGGTATGAACGGCTCAAGCGGGAACTCGAGCAAGAACGCGCTCGCCTACAAGATGCAACCCGCATTTTACAGGAACTGATGGAGTCCTCCGACGACTATGACGACTCGGGCTTGGAGGACGCCAAGCGGGAGAAAGCCCGTATCGAGGCCCGAATTGATTCGCTCGAGGATACCTTGTCGCGAGCGGTGGTGATTGAAGGAGCCCAGGAAAAAGGGGTGGTGACCTTGGGGGCTATCGTCACCCTCAAGGCTCGAGAGGGCAAAGGGGAGCAGATGGAAGTCCAGGTAGTGGCTCCTGCCGAGGCCAGCGTGCTGGAGAACCCTATGAAGATCTCCGACGAGTCGCCCATGGGTAAAGCCCTCTTGGGCCGAAAATTGGGGGAGACAGTGCATCTGGAGACCCCCAAAGGTCACCGTGAGTTTGAGGTGATTTCGGTCAGAAACTAG
- the ybeY gene encoding rRNA maturation RNase YbeY has product MPGKDKPRSGTVDLIAKRPIPARLRSRLKRSLGKLMAELGYPGHAVTVVLTDDPEIRALKLEHWGEDTPTDVLSFPTFEPGDPFVPPHLGDIVISLDTAKHQAEEHGHTLETEALILAAHSLWHLLGHDHTTEAEWAHFHHVQALIQTL; this is encoded by the coding sequence ATGCCCGGCAAGGATAAGCCCCGCAGCGGTACGGTAGACCTGATCGCCAAACGGCCCATCCCCGCTAGGCTGCGCTCGAGGCTCAAAAGATCGCTGGGCAAATTGATGGCTGAGCTGGGGTATCCTGGGCATGCGGTCACGGTAGTCCTCACCGATGACCCAGAGATCCGCGCCCTAAAGCTCGAGCATTGGGGGGAAGACACCCCCACCGACGTGTTGTCTTTCCCAACCTTCGAGCCCGGTGACCCCTTTGTACCGCCGCATCTCGGCGATATCGTGATCAGCCTGGACACTGCTAAGCACCAGGCCGAGGAGCACGGGCATACGCTAGAGACCGAGGCGCTCATATTGGCCGCTCATAGCTTGTGGCATCTGCTAGGCCATGACCATACCACGGAGGCCGAATGGGCTCATTTCCACCACGTCCAGGCGCTGATCCAAACCCTATAA
- a CDS encoding dihydrodipicolinate synthase family protein, producing MIMPPIPTPFDAQGRLDAEAFRDLAQALEPHVDGILFYGSNGEGVHLTPAERIRGLEVQKPQKPPMVGLMEETIPQALEALQQAQIVGAKRVLATPPRYYAASTGNEGLLCYFTALADAGGPEVWLYHVPQNTKADLPLPVVAEAARHPGITGLKDSSGEMARLAFYQANRLELSVYTGHAPTFAAALALGAKGGILAAANLAPKAYKALLTAWRAGNVAEAQRLQARLEPFGRVLGQGGFVLLKQAMRYIGLPAGYPRPPYPQESPYWAAFKPLLEDLRAEGWLVG from the coding sequence ATGATCATGCCCCCCATCCCCACCCCCTTCGATGCCCAGGGCCGGCTCGACGCGGAAGCTTTTCGCGACCTGGCCCAAGCCCTCGAGCCCCATGTGGACGGTATCCTCTTCTACGGCTCCAACGGCGAAGGGGTTCACCTGACCCCCGCCGAGCGCATTCGCGGGCTCGAGGTTCAGAAACCCCAAAAACCTCCTATGGTTGGGTTGATGGAGGAGACGATCCCCCAAGCCCTGGAAGCCCTCCAGCAGGCGCAGATCGTAGGGGCCAAGAGGGTTCTCGCCACCCCGCCTCGCTATTACGCCGCCAGCACCGGGAATGAAGGCTTGCTGTGCTACTTTACTGCCCTAGCCGACGCGGGCGGCCCGGAGGTCTGGCTCTACCACGTTCCGCAGAACACCAAGGCGGACTTGCCCCTGCCCGTGGTCGCAGAGGCTGCCCGTCACCCGGGCATCACTGGGCTCAAGGACTCGAGCGGGGAGATGGCCCGGTTGGCCTTTTACCAAGCCAACCGGCTCGAACTTTCGGTTTACACCGGTCACGCCCCCACCTTCGCCGCTGCTTTGGCCCTGGGAGCCAAGGGGGGCATCTTAGCTGCCGCGAATCTGGCTCCTAAGGCTTATAAGGCGCTCCTCACAGCCTGGCGAGCGGGCAATGTGGCCGAGGCCCAGCGGTTACAGGCCAGGCTCGAGCCCTTTGGGCGGGTGCTGGGTCAGGGGGGATTTGTCCTCCTCAAGCAGGCCATGCGCTACATCGGACTTCCCGCTGGATATCCGCGTCCGCCCTATCCCCAAGAGAGCCCCTACTGGGCGGCTTTCAAGCCGCTTCTGGAGGATTTGCGGGCAGAAGGTTGGTTGGTTGGCTAG
- a CDS encoding LEA type 2 family protein has product MKRFVLLLSLVLLAGCVPQQARPQPPQVELVSFSLVSLDPFTGFADLDVRLRLTNPNSFTLPLLDSTLSAELAGAGFSMTLPALELPSNTPRETQTRLRLPIAQGVQALASLVSGRPTRFRLQGEMQARVGPVNVPIGPFTLVDRDVTVNLNFTPPTLRLVEIRFENGTFKLVLETQNPNPIGFNLEGPVRLLIGGRNVAEANAQIASRPGNTSRGELSIRIQGFPGLGNVQVQANLVARIPGILERPVVQVLEGFLR; this is encoded by the coding sequence ATGAAGCGCTTTGTCCTTCTCCTTTCCCTGGTACTGCTCGCCGGTTGTGTTCCCCAGCAGGCCCGACCCCAGCCGCCCCAGGTTGAATTGGTCAGCTTTTCCCTGGTGAGCCTGGACCCCTTCACGGGCTTCGCTGATCTGGACGTTCGGCTGCGGCTCACCAATCCCAATAGCTTCACCTTGCCCTTGCTGGATAGCACCCTCAGCGCTGAACTGGCCGGGGCCGGGTTTAGCATGACCCTCCCGGCCCTCGAGCTTCCCAGCAATACTCCCCGCGAGACCCAGACCCGCCTGCGCCTTCCCATCGCCCAGGGGGTGCAGGCCTTGGCCTCGCTGGTCTCGGGGCGGCCGACCCGCTTCCGCCTGCAGGGGGAGATGCAGGCTAGGGTCGGCCCGGTGAACGTGCCGATTGGCCCTTTTACGTTGGTGGATCGCGATGTGACGGTGAACCTGAACTTCACCCCGCCCACCTTGCGGTTAGTAGAAATCCGCTTCGAGAATGGAACCTTCAAGCTGGTGCTCGAGACCCAAAACCCCAACCCCATCGGCTTCAACTTGGAGGGTCCGGTGCGGCTTTTGATCGGGGGCCGGAACGTTGCAGAGGCCAACGCTCAGATCGCCTCCCGCCCCGGCAATACCAGCCGTGGGGAACTCAGCATCCGCATCCAGGGGTTCCCTGGCTTGGGCAACGTGCAGGTGCAGGCCAATCTGGTGGCCCGCATCCCCGGTATTCTCGAGCGCCCGGTGGTGCAGGTGCTCGAGGGGTTTTTGCGCTAG
- a CDS encoding diacylglycerol kinase encodes MGSFPPRPGADPNPIKGLRASFGYAFRGLRYAWTSQRNFRIESYIAALALALSLWLGVGLLEVLFLILIVLSLELLNTALEAVVDLTSPTYHPLAKAAKDTAAAAVLISSLLSGLIGLILLGPPLLDKLER; translated from the coding sequence ATGGGCTCATTTCCACCACGTCCAGGCGCTGATCCAAACCCTATAAAGGGACTGCGCGCGTCGTTTGGCTATGCTTTTCGGGGTCTTCGCTATGCCTGGACGAGCCAGCGGAACTTCCGGATCGAGTCCTACATCGCTGCATTGGCCTTAGCCCTCTCCCTGTGGCTGGGGGTGGGTTTGCTCGAGGTGCTTTTCCTGATCCTGATCGTGCTCTCGCTGGAACTTTTAAACACTGCCCTAGAAGCGGTGGTGGATCTGACCTCTCCCACCTACCATCCTCTAGCCAAAGCCGCCAAAGACACTGCAGCGGCAGCGGTGCTGATCTCGAGCCTGCTCTCAGGCCTCATTGGGCTGATACTCCTCGGCCCGCCCCTGCTTGATAAGTTGGAACGCTGA
- a CDS encoding cation diffusion facilitator family transporter, with product MTPVAAARLSLIVGIGVFGLKWLAFGLTGSVALYSDALESVVNIVAAGAALIAVGVSKRPPDANHPYGHTKAEYFSAVLEGILISLAAITIVSQAWHKLFSPAPPQSVGLGLLLSVGASALNGGLAWFLIRSGHAHRSPALVADGQHLLTDVLTSLGVLVGVSLAWLTGWWVLDPLLAIAVAVNILWIGWRLVRDSVGGLMDEALPEAQMGQLQEVIRSYLKHWQTDGKVLEVHDLRSRRAGPRTFVEFHLVVPGSLTVEDAHRICDRLEEGLRERVPGVQVTIHVEPEWKAKHSGFVVRSR from the coding sequence ATGACTCCTGTTGCTGCTGCCCGCCTCAGCCTCATCGTGGGCATCGGGGTCTTCGGGCTAAAGTGGCTGGCGTTTGGGCTCACCGGCTCAGTGGCGCTCTACTCTGATGCCCTCGAGTCTGTAGTCAACATCGTAGCGGCAGGCGCGGCCCTCATCGCGGTGGGGGTCTCCAAGCGCCCGCCCGATGCCAACCATCCCTACGGCCACACCAAGGCGGAGTATTTTTCGGCGGTGCTCGAGGGCATTCTGATCTCCTTGGCTGCTATCACCATTGTGAGCCAGGCTTGGCATAAGCTGTTTTCTCCAGCGCCGCCACAGAGTGTGGGTTTGGGGCTTTTGCTCTCGGTAGGAGCTTCGGCGCTCAACGGCGGCCTGGCCTGGTTCTTGATCCGTAGCGGCCATGCGCACCGCTCACCTGCCCTAGTGGCGGACGGGCAGCACCTCCTCACCGACGTGCTCACCTCGCTAGGGGTGCTGGTGGGGGTGAGCCTGGCCTGGCTCACCGGTTGGTGGGTGTTGGATCCCCTCCTGGCGATAGCGGTAGCGGTTAACATCCTGTGGATTGGGTGGCGATTGGTGCGGGATTCGGTGGGCGGGCTGATGGACGAGGCCCTACCGGAAGCCCAGATGGGCCAGCTGCAGGAGGTGATTCGCAGTTACCTCAAGCATTGGCAAACAGATGGCAAAGTGCTCGAGGTGCACGATCTCAGGAGCCGGCGCGCGGGGCCGCGCACCTTCGTGGAGTTTCACCTGGTAGTGCCGGGGTCGCTCACCGTCGAGGACGCCCACCGCATCTGCGATCGGCTTGAGGAAGGCTTACGCGAGCGGGTTCCCGGAGTGCAGGTGACCATCCACGTGGAGCCGGAGTGGAAGGCTAAGCACAGCGGGTTTGTGGTGCGCTCGAGGTAA
- a CDS encoding hemolysin family protein — MEIFILLLLTLFNGVLAMSEAAFISSRKAKLQQRADDGNVGAKAALELLASPSRLLSTVQVGITLIGIVAGAYGGTTLAGSLAPGIARIPALAPYAQEIAFTIIVLLITYLQLVIGELVPKRLALRSPERIAALMAFPMQVLSTVAKPLVWLLTVSTDSVLRLFGQRGSHEPPVTDEEIQVLMDEGTRAGVFEEAEQETVRSILSLGDRQVDSLMTPRPDIVWLDLEDPIEETRRKILESPHGRFPVAEGSLDKVIGVVRARDLVVKPNFTVEDLRSLAQPPLFVPATLTAWQLLEMFKQKRTHMALVVDEYGGLQGVVTLHDILEAIVGDLPSNEEAEDEPWIVRRDDGSYLLDGALPIEEFKELFDIEELPEEERYRTVGGLVLAELGRIPSAGESFTFENLKIEVVDMDGNRIDKVLVTQVQPVSAETPTESEG, encoded by the coding sequence ATGGAGATTTTCATCCTGCTGCTACTCACCCTATTTAATGGGGTCCTGGCAATGTCGGAGGCGGCCTTCATCTCCTCGCGTAAGGCTAAGCTCCAGCAACGGGCCGATGACGGCAATGTCGGGGCCAAGGCCGCGCTCGAGTTGCTAGCCTCCCCCAGTCGGTTGCTCTCGACGGTGCAGGTGGGCATCACCCTCATCGGCATTGTAGCCGGCGCCTATGGCGGGACCACCCTGGCGGGTAGCTTGGCCCCGGGGATCGCCCGCATCCCCGCCCTAGCTCCTTACGCTCAGGAGATCGCCTTCACCATCATCGTGCTGCTCATCACCTACTTGCAGCTCGTAATCGGCGAACTGGTCCCCAAGCGTCTGGCCCTGCGCAGCCCCGAGCGCATCGCTGCCCTCATGGCCTTCCCGATGCAGGTGCTCTCCACGGTAGCCAAGCCGCTGGTATGGCTCTTGACGGTTTCTACCGATTCGGTGCTGCGGCTGTTTGGCCAACGCGGGAGCCACGAACCCCCAGTCACCGACGAGGAGATCCAGGTCCTCATGGACGAGGGCACCCGCGCGGGGGTCTTCGAGGAAGCCGAGCAGGAAACTGTGCGGAGCATCCTCAGCTTGGGCGACCGCCAGGTAGACTCACTGATGACCCCTCGGCCCGACATAGTCTGGCTGGACCTGGAAGACCCGATTGAGGAAACCCGCCGGAAGATCCTCGAGAGTCCTCACGGGCGCTTCCCAGTAGCCGAAGGCAGCCTGGATAAGGTAATAGGGGTAGTGCGCGCGCGCGACCTGGTAGTCAAACCGAATTTCACCGTAGAAGACCTACGCAGCCTGGCGCAGCCCCCTCTATTCGTCCCAGCCACCCTTACCGCCTGGCAGCTTCTAGAGATGTTCAAGCAAAAGCGCACCCACATGGCCTTGGTGGTAGACGAATACGGCGGTTTACAGGGGGTGGTTACGCTACACGATATCCTCGAGGCTATCGTAGGCGACCTCCCCAGCAACGAGGAGGCTGAAGATGAGCCTTGGATTGTTCGCCGCGATGATGGCAGCTATCTCCTAGACGGGGCCTTACCGATAGAGGAATTCAAAGAACTCTTTGACATAGAAGAACTCCCCGAGGAGGAGCGCTACCGTACCGTGGGGGGCTTGGTCCTGGCGGAGTTGGGCCGTATCCCCAGCGCAGGGGAAAGTTTCACCTTCGAGAACCTGAAGATCGAGGTCGTCGATATGGACGGTAACCGTATCGACAAGGTATTGGTGACCCAAGTCCAACCCGTCTCTGCCGAGACCCCCACCGAGTCAGAAGGATGA
- a CDS encoding MarR family winged helix-turn-helix transcriptional regulator, giving the protein MNHPDDAALEALEQLTLHLVWQFRLDQQRAFEPLGISPMQAFTLMAVQGGIEQPSALAFMMDVSPSGISQILAGLEERGWVRRELDSKNRRQVRVLLTEEGKAMLRQLHTRWREVSRERYARLSPQEIEMLTHSYRKLLDDPPAQGVKP; this is encoded by the coding sequence ATGAATCATCCCGATGATGCCGCGCTGGAGGCCCTGGAGCAGCTCACTCTGCATCTGGTGTGGCAGTTCCGGCTAGACCAGCAGCGGGCCTTCGAGCCCTTGGGCATTTCCCCCATGCAAGCTTTTACCTTGATGGCAGTGCAGGGGGGAATCGAGCAACCCTCGGCGCTAGCTTTCATGATGGATGTTTCGCCCTCAGGGATTTCGCAGATCCTGGCGGGGCTTGAGGAGCGCGGCTGGGTACGCCGCGAATTAGATAGCAAGAACCGCCGACAGGTGCGGGTGCTGCTTACCGAGGAGGGGAAAGCCATGCTCCGACAACTACACACCCGCTGGCGGGAGGTTTCGCGGGAACGATACGCCCGGCTCAGTCCACAGGAGATCGAAATGCTGACCCACAGCTACCGAAAACTATTAGATGATCCCCCAGCGCAGGGGGTAAAGCCGTGA
- a CDS encoding TolC family protein, whose translation MRSLILAFSFPLLAAGLAQQAQPLTLQAALAKATEQAPVQSAQTELSDAQASLQRTLADPLLTRPVRLQAEQRLALAQANLNRAKAQAESSIVQAYTQVLEAEQQVVLAKKSAELAQRNLEVAQIRQKNGSGTALETKNAQARLEDARRNQAFAEQALANARSNLRSLVGEFTELAPLATAPLLPERTLLQALLEQNPDVVQAQQRVELANLQAELLDPSYAAQADIDAAKARAEQAAAAAREVRRGLSLQYDNLYAQAQNAWRALSIQQALVQNAREQLAADKCRLDSGLISPLAYAQSELAAIQAELAALQAQGNYLRALYGLYAGSAGGR comes from the coding sequence ATGCGCTCCCTTATTCTGGCTTTCAGCTTTCCGCTGCTAGCTGCTGGCCTGGCGCAGCAGGCCCAGCCCCTCACCCTCCAGGCCGCCCTGGCCAAAGCGACCGAGCAAGCCCCGGTGCAAAGCGCACAGACCGAACTCTCCGATGCCCAAGCTAGCCTCCAACGCACCCTGGCGGACCCCCTACTCACCCGCCCGGTGCGGTTACAGGCTGAACAACGACTAGCCCTGGCCCAGGCTAATTTGAACCGGGCCAAGGCCCAAGCGGAGAGCAGCATCGTGCAGGCGTATACCCAAGTCCTTGAGGCTGAGCAACAGGTAGTGCTGGCTAAGAAGTCCGCGGAGCTGGCCCAGCGCAACCTCGAAGTAGCCCAGATCCGTCAGAAAAACGGTTCCGGCACCGCGCTCGAGACCAAAAACGCCCAAGCGCGCCTGGAGGATGCCCGGCGCAACCAAGCCTTCGCCGAACAGGCATTAGCCAATGCCCGCAGCAACCTACGCAGTCTGGTCGGGGAATTCACGGAGCTGGCCCCGCTAGCGACGGCCCCTTTGCTGCCCGAAAGAACCCTGCTGCAAGCCCTGCTCGAGCAGAACCCCGACGTAGTGCAGGCGCAGCAGCGGGTCGAACTCGCCAACCTACAAGCCGAGCTGCTCGACCCCAGCTATGCTGCCCAAGCCGATATCGACGCGGCCAAGGCCCGCGCCGAGCAGGCCGCTGCAGCAGCACGAGAGGTACGCCGAGGCCTGAGCCTGCAGTACGATAACCTATACGCGCAAGCCCAAAACGCCTGGCGTGCCCTTTCTATCCAACAAGCCTTGGTGCAGAACGCCCGGGAACAGTTGGCTGCCGATAAGTGCCGGCTCGACTCAGGGCTGATCTCCCCGCTGGCCTATGCCCAGTCCGAGCTGGCCGCGATCCAGGCCGAGTTGGCAGCCTTGCAGGCCCAAGGCAACTACCTGCGGGCTTTGTATGGGCTGTATGCGGGCAGCGCAGGAGGGCGCTAG